In bacterium 336/3, the following proteins share a genomic window:
- a CDS encoding UDP-diphosphatase, with product MSLLEAILLAIVEGLTEFLPISSTGHMIITASFAQMKADNFFKMFIVAIQLGAILSVVVLYWKRFFQSIDFYFKLIVAFIPAAIVGLLLKKHIDTLLERVDVVAVALLLGGIILLFVDKWFSKNELNQNQTTQDINYKTAFIIGCFQCISMIPGVSRSASTIIGGLTQRLNRKVAAEFSFFLAVPTMFAATVKSIWDVKEDFLNQTQEQWTLFFVGNIVAFVVALIAIKFFIGVLTKYGFKAFGWYRIIVGLILLTLIIRGYSLEML from the coding sequence ATGAGTTTATTAGAAGCTATTTTATTAGCCATTGTAGAGGGACTTACGGAGTTTTTGCCCATATCTTCTACAGGACACATGATTATTACGGCTTCATTTGCACAAATGAAAGCTGATAATTTTTTTAAAATGTTTATTGTTGCTATTCAGTTAGGAGCAATTCTTTCGGTAGTGGTATTATACTGGAAGCGATTTTTTCAAAGTATTGATTTTTATTTTAAACTCATAGTAGCCTTTATCCCTGCAGCTATAGTGGGTTTGCTTCTCAAAAAACATATTGATACCTTGCTTGAAAGAGTAGATGTAGTGGCTGTTGCATTGCTTTTAGGAGGCATAATACTTTTGTTTGTAGATAAATGGTTTTCTAAGAATGAATTAAATCAAAACCAAACCACTCAGGACATTAACTATAAAACAGCTTTTATCATTGGTTGTTTTCAGTGTATTTCTATGATACCAGGGGTAAGCCGTTCAGCATCAACGATTATAGGAGGGCTAACTCAACGCCTAAATAGAAAAGTGGCAGCAGAATTTTCTTTCTTTTTGGCTGTTCCTACTATGTTTGCTGCTACTGTCAAAAGTATTTGGGATGTAAAAGAAGATTTTTTGAATCAAACACAAGAACAATGGACTTTATTTTTTGTTGGGAATATAGTAGCTTTTGTAGTAGCTCTGATAGCAATTAAATTTTTTATTGGTGTTTTGACTAAATATGGCTTTAAAGCATTTGGTTGGTACAGAATTATTGTAGGATTGATATTATTAACCTTAATAATTAGAGGCTATTCTTTGGAAATGCTTTAG
- the gmhA gene encoding phosphoheptose isomerase (catalyzes the isomerization of sedoheptulose 7-phosphate to D-glycero-D-manno-heptose 7-phosphate), protein MLNFVKAELLEAQKVLNSFFEDKENLDKIVLTAQKMIDAIQNNRKILACGNGGSHCDAMHFAEELSGKYRNDRKALPSISISDSGHITCVGNDYGFDHIYARFIEALGQSGDVLVGISTSGNSTNVIKAFEVAKNQGITTVALTGKNGGKLAELADFEIRVPHTGYADRIQEIHIKIIHIWIGLIEKGLGLS, encoded by the coding sequence ATGTTAAATTTTGTAAAAGCTGAATTATTGGAAGCTCAAAAAGTTTTAAATTCTTTTTTTGAGGATAAAGAGAACCTTGATAAAATAGTTCTTACGGCTCAAAAAATGATAGATGCTATCCAAAACAATCGTAAGATATTGGCTTGTGGTAATGGTGGTTCACATTGTGATGCCATGCACTTTGCTGAAGAATTAAGTGGAAAATATAGAAATGACCGTAAAGCTCTTCCTTCTATCTCCATTTCAGATAGTGGACATATTACTTGTGTAGGAAACGATTATGGTTTTGACCACATATATGCTCGATTTATAGAAGCATTAGGACAATCAGGAGATGTATTGGTAGGTATTAGTACCAGTGGAAATTCTACAAATGTTATAAAAGCCTTTGAAGTAGCTAAAAATCAAGGCATTACAACTGTTGCTCTTACTGGTAAAAATGGTGGAAAATTGGCTGAATTAGCTGATTTTGAGATTCGTGTTCCTCACACGGGTTATGCTGACAGAATCCAAGAGATACATATTAAAATTATCCATATTTGGATTGGTCTGATTGAAAAGGGTTTAGGGTTATCATAA
- a CDS encoding diaminopimelate decarboxylase has product MQLSTSNQYQIQGVNVLELCEKFDSPLYVYDANKMQEKVNLLKDSFKDVNVKIKYACKALNNLSVLKLFKYYGTGLDTVSIQEVRLGLMAGFVPKEIIFTPNCVSFEEIKEAVRLGVVINIDNISILEQFGHEYGNSVPCCIRLNPHIMAGGNHKISTGHIDSKFGISVLQTRHLLRVIKTNNIKVNGLHMHTGSEIVDSEVFLQGANILFDIAKDFPDLEFMDFGSGFKVAYKEGDVITDIADLGKKLTKAFQGFCKEYGKELELWFEPGKYLVSESGYLFVKTNVIKTTPATVFVGVNSGMNHLIRPMMYDSFHDIVNVSNPMAPTRVYTVVGYICETDTFGWDRKLNEVREGDILCLKNAGAYGFTMSSQYNARFRPAEVLIFEGEAHLIRQREALEDILKNQVVMDFETVKL; this is encoded by the coding sequence ATGCAACTTTCAACCAGCAACCAGTACCAAATTCAAGGAGTAAATGTCTTAGAACTCTGTGAAAAATTTGATTCACCTTTGTATGTATATGATGCAAACAAGATGCAAGAAAAGGTGAATCTCCTCAAAGATTCGTTTAAAGATGTAAATGTAAAAATAAAATATGCTTGTAAAGCTCTTAACAATTTATCAGTTTTAAAGCTTTTTAAATATTATGGAACAGGTTTAGATACTGTTTCAATTCAAGAAGTACGCTTGGGTTTAATGGCAGGCTTTGTTCCAAAAGAGATTATTTTTACGCCTAATTGTGTAAGTTTTGAGGAAATAAAAGAAGCTGTTCGTTTAGGAGTTGTTATTAATATTGATAATATTTCCATTTTAGAGCAGTTTGGACATGAGTATGGAAACTCTGTTCCTTGTTGCATCCGTCTGAACCCACACATTATGGCAGGAGGGAATCATAAGATTTCTACGGGGCATATAGACTCTAAATTTGGTATTTCTGTCCTTCAAACAAGACATCTTCTACGTGTAATCAAAACCAATAATATAAAAGTAAACGGATTGCACATGCATACAGGTTCTGAAATTGTTGATTCAGAAGTGTTTTTACAAGGTGCAAATATCCTTTTTGATATTGCTAAGGATTTTCCTGATTTAGAATTTATGGACTTTGGAAGTGGCTTTAAGGTTGCTTATAAAGAAGGAGACGTAATTACAGATATTGCAGATTTAGGAAAAAAACTTACAAAAGCTTTTCAAGGTTTCTGTAAAGAGTACGGCAAAGAACTAGAATTATGGTTCGAACCAGGGAAGTATTTGGTAAGTGAGTCAGGATATTTGTTTGTAAAAACAAATGTGATTAAAACTACTCCAGCAACAGTATTTGTAGGTGTAAACTCAGGGATGAATCATCTTATCCGTCCTATGATGTACGATTCGTTTCATGATATTGTAAATGTTTCAAATCCCATGGCTCCTACGAGAGTTTATACAGTGGTGGGCTATATATGTGAAACTGATACTTTTGGTTGGGATAGAAAGCTTAATGAGGTGAGGGAAGGGGATATTTTGTGTTTAAAAAATGCAGGGGCTTATGGTTTTACAATGAGTTCACAATATAATGCTCGTTTCAGACCTGCTGAAGTATTGATATTTGAAGGAGAAGCTCACTTAATCCGTCAAAGAGAGGCTTTAGAAGATATTTTAAAAAATCAAGTTGTTATGGATTTTGAAACAGTAAAACTTTAG
- a CDS encoding tRNA uridine 5-carboxymethylaminomethyl modification protein: MFPVYDVIVVGAGHAGNEAAAAAANMGSKVLLITMNMQVIGQMSCNPAMGGVAKGQIVREIDALGGLSGIISDKTAIQFRMLNRSKGPAMWSPRTQNDRMRFAEEWRLALEAIPNLDFWQDMATGILVKNGKVAGIRTSMGIEIESKSVVLTSGTFLNGIIHIGEKKFGGGRTGEKAATGITEQLVELGFEAGRMKTGTPPRLDGRTINYEATEEQLGDEKPSKFSFLDTPELTKQMSCWITYTNQEVHEVLKTGFDKSPMFTGRIQGLGPRYCPSVEDKINRFADKERHQIFIEPEGWQTVEVYVNGFSTSLPEDVQYKAIRKIQGLENVKMFRPGYAIEYDYFPPTQLKLTLETKLIENLFFAGQINGTTGYEEAACQGLMAGINAHNKVYEKEPCILQRSDAYIGVLIDDLINKGTEEPYRMFTSRAEYRILLRQDNADSRLTKLGHQLGLASDERLERLKKKEDSIAKLLNDLKQKKVQPEEINSTLENLGTSGIKEKSSFYSLLKRPQIELAELAKHYEELKIYLSKYNEEEIEQAEIAIKYEDYLVKEQQNAQKMKDLEDFKIRDDFDYERVKALSMEGRQKLNKIRPETLGQASRISGVSPADISILMVYMGK, from the coding sequence ATGTTTCCAGTATATGATGTAATTGTAGTGGGTGCAGGACACGCAGGAAATGAAGCAGCAGCAGCAGCAGCAAACATGGGCTCCAAAGTTTTATTGATTACTATGAATATGCAAGTAATTGGGCAAATGTCTTGTAATCCTGCAATGGGTGGTGTTGCCAAAGGACAAATTGTAAGAGAAATTGATGCTCTTGGTGGACTTTCTGGGATAATTAGTGATAAAACAGCTATACAGTTTAGAATGTTAAATCGTTCTAAAGGTCCTGCTATGTGGAGTCCAAGAACACAAAATGACAGAATGCGTTTTGCTGAAGAGTGGAGATTAGCTTTGGAAGCCATTCCTAATCTTGATTTTTGGCAAGATATGGCAACAGGAATTCTTGTAAAAAATGGGAAAGTTGCAGGTATTAGAACCAGTATGGGTATAGAAATAGAAAGTAAATCTGTGGTTTTAACAAGTGGAACATTCTTAAATGGTATTATTCATATTGGTGAAAAGAAATTTGGAGGAGGTAGAACAGGAGAAAAAGCAGCAACAGGTATTACAGAACAATTAGTAGAATTAGGTTTTGAAGCAGGCAGAATGAAAACAGGAACTCCTCCCCGTTTAGATGGAAGGACTATTAATTATGAAGCAACTGAAGAACAGTTAGGTGATGAGAAACCAAGTAAATTTTCATTTTTAGATACTCCTGAACTCACAAAACAAATGAGTTGTTGGATTACTTATACCAATCAGGAAGTACATGAAGTCTTAAAAACAGGTTTTGATAAATCTCCAATGTTTACAGGACGTATCCAAGGTTTAGGTCCGAGATATTGCCCATCTGTAGAAGATAAAATTAATCGTTTTGCAGATAAAGAACGTCATCAGATTTTTATAGAACCTGAAGGTTGGCAAACTGTAGAAGTATATGTAAATGGTTTTTCCACTTCTTTACCAGAGGACGTTCAGTATAAAGCAATCAGAAAAATACAAGGTTTAGAAAATGTGAAAATGTTTAGACCTGGTTATGCTATTGAGTACGACTACTTCCCTCCTACCCAACTCAAGCTAACTCTCGAAACAAAACTAATTGAAAATCTATTTTTTGCTGGTCAAATTAATGGAACAACTGGTTACGAGGAAGCAGCTTGCCAAGGTCTAATGGCTGGTATCAATGCTCATAATAAAGTATATGAGAAAGAGCCTTGTATTCTGCAACGTTCGGATGCCTATATTGGTGTATTGATTGATGATCTTATCAATAAAGGTACTGAGGAACCTTACAGAATGTTTACATCAAGAGCAGAATATAGAATTTTATTAAGACAAGATAATGCTGATAGCAGACTTACAAAACTTGGGCATCAGTTAGGTTTAGCTTCTGATGAGCGTTTAGAACGTTTAAAGAAAAAAGAAGATTCTATTGCAAAACTTCTGAATGATTTAAAACAGAAAAAAGTACAACCTGAAGAAATTAATAGTACGTTAGAAAACTTAGGTACATCAGGCATCAAAGAAAAAAGCAGTTTTTATAGTTTACTAAAACGTCCTCAAATAGAACTTGCAGAATTAGCAAAACATTATGAAGAGTTAAAAATCTATTTAAGCAAATATAATGAGGAAGAAATAGAACAAGCAGAGATTGCTATTAAGTATGAAGACTACTTAGTGAAGGAGCAGCAGAATGCTCAAAAAATGAAAGACTTAGAAGATTTCAAAATTCGAGATGATTTTGATTATGAACGAGTAAAAGCATTATCGATGGAGGGTAGACAAAAATTAAATAAGATACGTCCTGAAACTTTAGGACAAGCCTCAAGAATTAGTGGTGTATCTCCAGCAGATATTTCGATATTGATGGTTTACATGGGTAAATAA
- a CDS encoding 1-deoxy-D-xylulose-5-phosphate synthase (catalyzes the formation of 1-deoxy-D-xylulose 5-phosphate from pyruvate and D-glyceraldehyde 3-phosphate) yields the protein MLIEPGQLLATIERPEDLRKLTPQQLPQVTQELRQYIIDIVSVYGGHFGASLGVVELTVALHYVFDTPYDQLIWDVGHQAYGHKILTERRSVFHTNRLHNGISGFPKRKESKYDAFGVGHSSTSISAALGMALASKYKGEINKQHIAVIGDGAITGGMAFEAMNNAGASDANMLIILNDNCMSIDPNVGALKDYLTDITTSSTYNKLKDEVWNILGKTQIGKLTREAISKLENTIKGGLLKHSNLFEALGLRYFGPIDGHDIDHLYHVLSDLKNIPGPKILHCVTTKGKGYALAEKDQTKWHAPGVFDKVTGEIFKKVHEIPQPPKYQDVFGHTLVELAKLNSKVMGITPAMPSGSSMNIIMKEMPERAFDVGICEQHAVTFSAGLATQGLIPFCNIYSTFMQRAYDQVIHDVCIQELPVIFCMDRGGFAGADGPTHHGAYDIAYMRCIPNMIVSAPMNEQELRNLMYTAMLNMEEGGKKAFSIRYPRGEGVMPNWKTPFEKLEIGKGRKLRDGEGVAILTIGHIGNYVNDIYKELEKQGLSPAHYDMRFVKPLDEALLHEIFQKFDKVLTIEDGCVMGGFGSAVLEWMADKGYSAKVHRLGMEDKVYEHGTQLELHKEAGFAHEQIIAEVKKLTVSNKQLAF from the coding sequence ATGCTCATCGAACCTGGACAACTGCTTGCTACAATTGAACGACCCGAAGATTTAAGAAAACTTACTCCTCAACAACTTCCACAAGTAACGCAAGAATTACGTCAGTACATCATTGATATAGTTTCTGTTTATGGAGGACATTTCGGAGCCAGTTTAGGTGTGGTAGAACTTACAGTTGCTCTTCATTATGTATTTGATACTCCATATGATCAATTAATTTGGGATGTAGGGCATCAGGCTTATGGGCATAAAATACTTACAGAAAGAAGAAGTGTATTTCATACCAATCGCTTACATAATGGTATTTCTGGTTTTCCAAAAAGAAAAGAAAGCAAGTATGATGCTTTCGGTGTAGGACATTCTTCAACCTCTATTTCAGCTGCTTTAGGGATGGCTCTTGCTTCTAAATATAAAGGTGAAATAAATAAACAACACATTGCTGTAATTGGTGATGGAGCTATCACTGGTGGAATGGCATTCGAAGCAATGAATAATGCAGGTGCTTCTGATGCAAATATGCTTATCATTTTAAATGATAACTGCATGTCTATTGACCCCAATGTAGGAGCATTGAAAGATTATTTAACAGATATAACAACTTCATCAACATATAATAAGCTTAAAGATGAGGTTTGGAATATTTTAGGTAAAACTCAAATAGGTAAATTGACAAGAGAAGCTATTTCTAAATTAGAAAATACTATAAAAGGTGGACTTCTTAAACACAGTAATTTATTTGAGGCTTTAGGGTTACGTTATTTTGGACCCATTGACGGACACGATATAGATCATTTATATCATGTATTATCAGATCTTAAGAATATTCCTGGTCCTAAAATATTGCATTGTGTAACAACCAAAGGAAAAGGTTATGCTCTTGCAGAAAAAGACCAAACTAAATGGCATGCTCCTGGTGTTTTTGATAAGGTAACAGGAGAAATATTTAAAAAAGTACATGAAATACCTCAACCTCCAAAGTATCAGGATGTTTTTGGACATACATTGGTTGAACTTGCTAAATTAAATTCAAAAGTAATGGGTATTACCCCAGCAATGCCTTCAGGTTCTTCTATGAATATTATCATGAAAGAAATGCCTGAAAGAGCATTCGATGTAGGGATTTGTGAACAACATGCCGTAACATTTTCAGCAGGCTTAGCAACACAAGGACTTATTCCTTTTTGTAATATCTATTCTACATTTATGCAAAGAGCCTATGACCAAGTAATCCATGATGTATGTATTCAGGAGTTGCCAGTTATATTTTGTATGGATAGAGGTGGTTTTGCAGGTGCTGATGGTCCAACACATCATGGAGCTTATGATATAGCTTATATGCGTTGTATCCCAAATATGATAGTTTCTGCTCCTATGAATGAGCAAGAACTTAGAAATTTGATGTACACAGCCATGCTTAATATGGAAGAAGGTGGAAAAAAAGCATTTTCTATTCGTTATCCAAGAGGTGAAGGTGTGATGCCTAACTGGAAAACTCCTTTTGAGAAATTAGAGATTGGTAAAGGTAGAAAATTAAGGGATGGTGAAGGAGTTGCTATTCTAACAATTGGACATATAGGAAATTATGTGAATGATATATATAAAGAGCTTGAAAAACAAGGCTTATCTCCAGCTCACTACGATATGCGTTTCGTAAAACCTCTTGATGAAGCATTGTTACATGAAATATTTCAAAAATTCGATAAAGTACTTACTATTGAAGATGGTTGTGTAATGGGCGGTTTTGGAAGTGCTGTATTAGAATGGATGGCAGATAAAGGTTATAGTGCAAAAGTACACCGTTTAGGTATGGAAGATAAAGTTTATGAACATGGAACACAATTAGAGTTACATAAAGAAGCAGGTTTTGCTCATGAGCAAATTATCGCAGAAGTCAAAAAATTAACTGTTTCAAATAAACAATTAGCATTTTAA
- a CDS encoding DNA-directed RNA polymerase subunit omega produces the protein MSDIAKRTGNVYESVFIIAQRAKQIAVKTKEELTNKLNDFSSPIDNLEEIFENREQIEISKFYERMPKPTLVATEEFIEDKLTWKYLDENQGE, from the coding sequence ATGTCTGATATTGCTAAAAGAACAGGCAATGTTTATGAATCTGTGTTTATTATTGCACAAAGAGCAAAACAAATTGCAGTTAAAACCAAAGAAGAATTAACAAATAAACTCAATGACTTTTCTTCTCCTATTGACAATCTTGAAGAAATCTTTGAAAATAGAGAGCAAATTGAAATCTCTAAATTCTATGAAAGAATGCCTAAACCTACTTTGGTAGCTACTGAAGAGTTTATTGAAGACAAACTTACTTGGAAATATCTTGATGAAAATCAAGGTGAGTAA
- a CDS encoding RNA methyltransferase, producing the protein MKKLETFEIQRLSVEEFQNTHKNSFVIVLDDVRSLHNVGSAFRTADAFAAEKIYLCGITGTPPNREIQKTALGATESVAWEYIEKINELIENLKNKGYIIVSIEQTHNSTLLQNFTIDTEKKYAFVFGNEVFGVNADIVANSDICLEIPQFGTKHSLNVSVTIGIVCWHSINEQLKKAN; encoded by the coding sequence ATGAAAAAATTAGAAACATTCGAAATACAACGCCTTTCAGTAGAAGAATTTCAAAATACTCATAAAAATAGTTTTGTGATTGTTTTAGATGATGTACGAAGCTTACACAATGTAGGTTCTGCTTTTAGAACAGCCGATGCATTTGCAGCAGAAAAAATTTATTTATGTGGTATTACAGGAACACCCCCTAACAGAGAAATACAAAAAACAGCTTTAGGTGCAACGGAATCAGTAGCTTGGGAGTATATAGAAAAAATAAATGAACTAATAGAAAATCTAAAAAATAAAGGTTACATCATTGTAAGTATTGAACAAACTCACAATAGTACATTGTTACAAAATTTTACTATTGATACAGAAAAAAAATATGCCTTTGTATTTGGAAACGAGGTTTTTGGAGTAAATGCTGATATTGTCGCAAATTCAGATATTTGTTTAGAAATACCTCAATTTGGGACAAAACATTCGCTTAATGTTTCTGTAACTATTGGGATTGTTTGTTGGCATTCAATAAATGAACAACTCAAAAAAGCTAATTAA